ATGGCAATGAAACCGATGAAGGCGCTCCTCGACCTGGAGGCGGGGATGCGAATCGTCATGGACGCGGCCCAGCCGATAGAGCGGACCGAGCAGGCGACGCTGCTCGAGGCGGTGGGGCGGGTTCTGGCTGAAGAGGTCTGCGCGTCTATGGATGTGCCGCCGTTTACGCGGGCAGCCATGGACGGGTATGCCGTCAGGGCGGAGGATACGTTCGGTGCCGGGAACTTTTCACCCAGGATCCTGGAGCTGATTGAGGTCATTCACGCCGGGGAGTCCGCCTGCCTCAGCGTCCGCTCGGGGAGCTGCATCCAGGTGGCAACGGGTGCCCCGATGCCCGATGGCGCCGATGCCGTTGTGATGGTGGAAGACACGGAGCTCGACGGCGACAAGGTGAGGGTCTACAAGCCTGTCTATCCGCAACAACACGCCTCACCGATGGGCGAGGACATCAAGGCGGGCAGCCTTGTCCTGCAGCGTGGGATGCGTCTGGATCCGAGCAAGATCGGCGTACTGGCGGCCCTCGGGTTCCAAAAGGTTGCGGTCTATCAGAGGCCGCTGATTGCGGTGATTCCTTCCGGCAATGAAATCCTCTTAGCCGGAGAGGTACTCAGTCCCGGGAAGATCTATGACATCAACTCTTATACCCTCTCCGCGCTGATCAGCGAGAACGGCGGCATTCCGCACATCTTTCCAATCATGAAGGACACATTGGAGTCGGCGATCTCGACGATCCGAGAGGCCCTCTCGTACGACCTCATCGTCCTGTCCGGTGGCAGCTCTGTGGGCGAGCGGGACATGATGGTCGAGGCGGTGCAGCGGATGGGGGAGGTGAAGTTTCACGGCATCGCCGTTAAGCCGGGAAAACCCACCCTATGCGGCATTGTGGAAGGCCATCTGTTACTCGGGATGCCGGGCTATCCTACGTCATGCCTGACTAACGGGTATGGAATCCTGGCCCCTGCACTCCGGAAGATGGCAAGGCTGGGCCGATCGGCTCCCGCTTCGCTGAAAGCCCCGATGGCTCGCCGGTACACCTCAACGATTGGGCGACATCAATACCTGCCTGTCCGCCTGGATGGCGGGGAGGTCGTCCCGGTCTTCAAAGAGTCTGGCGCCATTACCTCGATGGCTGACGCAGAGGGGTATATTGAGATCCCCGCCAATGTGGACCTCCTCGAGAAGGGAGAAGTGGTGGAGGTTCTTCTGTTTTGACCACCCATCCGGTTGTCCTGAGCGCCATTCCCTGTCAGCACTGTCTGGAGGCGATATCTTCATGGATCTAACGCTTGTCAAGCAACTGGCCATTCCCTCATCCTCGAAGATCATCCTGTTAGTGGCTGATGGGCTGGGAGGTCTGCCGAGGGAGACGGATGGTCGAAGTGAAATGGACGTGGCCAGGCTCCCCAATCTTGACGCTCTTGCAGCTCATTCCCTCTGCGGTCTCCTCGATATGGTGGGTCCCGGGATTATCCCCGGCAGTGGACCGGGGCATCTTGCCCTCTTCGGCTACGATCCTTTTACGTACCAGATCGGACGAGGAGTCCTGGAGGCGTGTGGCATCGACCTGGAACTTCGTTCACACGATGTGGCAA
The genomic region above belongs to Candidatus Methylomirabilis tolerans and contains:
- a CDS encoding molybdenum cofactor biosynthesis protein encodes the protein MAMKPMKALLDLEAGMRIVMDAAQPIERTEQATLLEAVGRVLAEEVCASMDVPPFTRAAMDGYAVRAEDTFGAGNFSPRILELIEVIHAGESACLSVRSGSCIQVATGAPMPDGADAVVMVEDTELDGDKVRVYKPVYPQQHASPMGEDIKAGSLVLQRGMRLDPSKIGVLAALGFQKVAVYQRPLIAVIPSGNEILLAGEVLSPGKIYDINSYTLSALISENGGIPHIFPIMKDTLESAISTIREALSYDLIVLSGGSSVGERDMMVEAVQRMGEVKFHGIAVKPGKPTLCGIVEGHLLLGMPGYPTSCLTNGYGILAPALRKMARLGRSAPASLKAPMARRYTSTIGRHQYLPVRLDGGEVVPVFKESGAITSMADAEGYIEIPANVDLLEKGEVVEVLLF